The Agromyces hippuratus genome has a window encoding:
- the recO gene encoding DNA repair protein RecO codes for MPVYRDEAVVLRTHKLGEADRIVTLLTRQHGKIRAVAKGVRRTGSKFGSRLEPFMVADLQLYEGRSLDVVTQAESLGSYGALITQDYSAYTAANAMVEAADKLTEAEGSLQQYLLLVGALRSLSRHEHGASLTLDSYLLRALALAGWAPSFQDCARCGRVGEHTAVVVQLGGVVCDECAPPGTPRIAGSTVALLGALLAGDWVFAKASSERDRSQASGIIAAYTQWHLERGLRSLPHVSRETTAQ; via the coding sequence GTGCCCGTGTACCGAGATGAAGCCGTCGTGCTCCGCACCCACAAGCTGGGCGAAGCCGATCGCATCGTCACCCTGCTGACGCGGCAGCACGGCAAGATCCGCGCCGTCGCCAAGGGCGTGCGGCGCACGGGCTCGAAGTTCGGGTCACGGCTCGAGCCGTTCATGGTCGCCGACCTGCAGCTCTACGAGGGCCGGAGCCTCGACGTCGTGACGCAGGCCGAGTCGCTCGGCTCCTACGGTGCCCTCATCACCCAGGATTACTCGGCCTACACGGCCGCGAATGCCATGGTCGAGGCCGCCGACAAGCTCACCGAGGCCGAGGGGTCTCTGCAGCAGTACCTGCTGCTCGTCGGTGCCCTGCGCTCCCTCTCTCGACACGAGCACGGTGCGAGCCTCACCCTCGACTCCTACCTGCTGCGCGCCCTCGCCCTCGCGGGCTGGGCGCCGAGCTTCCAGGACTGCGCCCGGTGCGGCCGGGTCGGCGAACACACGGCGGTCGTGGTGCAGCTCGGCGGCGTGGTCTGCGACGAATGCGCCCCGCCCGGCACGCCGCGCATCGCCGGCTCGACCGTGGCCCTGCTCGGCGCGCTGCTCGCCGGCGACTGGGTGTTCGCGAAGGCGTCGAGCGAGCGCGACCGCAGTCAGGCCAGCGGCATCATCGCCGCCTACACCCAGTGGCACCTCGAGCGGGGTCTCCGCTCGCTGCCGCACGTATCCAGAGAGACGACCGCCCAGTGA
- a CDS encoding isoprenyl transferase has protein sequence MSPKPYTHRDAVPYRPLDWTGLYPPELPKGAVPEHVAIVMDGNGRWANRRGLTRIEGHKAGEIALLDVVAGAIQAGVKHLSVYAFSTENWKRSPEEVRFLMGYNRDVLHRRRDQLNEWGVRIRWAGRRPRLWASVIKELQVAEQLTAGNDTLTLTMCVNYGGRTEIADAVRSIADDVASGRLRPSAVSEKLIAKRLYVPDLPDVDLFVRSSGEQRTSNFMLWQSAYAEMVFLDTLWPDFSRVDLWQAIELYAGRNRRFGGAIDAPTAGS, from the coding sequence GTGAGCCCGAAGCCCTACACCCACCGCGACGCCGTGCCCTACCGGCCGCTCGACTGGACGGGCCTCTATCCGCCCGAGCTGCCGAAGGGGGCCGTGCCCGAGCACGTCGCCATCGTCATGGACGGCAACGGGCGTTGGGCGAACCGTCGCGGACTCACTCGAATCGAAGGCCACAAGGCCGGCGAGATCGCGCTGCTCGACGTCGTCGCCGGCGCGATTCAGGCCGGGGTGAAGCACCTCTCGGTCTATGCGTTCTCGACCGAGAACTGGAAGCGCTCGCCCGAAGAGGTTCGCTTCCTCATGGGGTACAACCGCGACGTGCTGCACCGGCGCCGCGACCAGCTCAACGAGTGGGGCGTGCGCATCCGCTGGGCAGGGCGGCGCCCGCGTCTCTGGGCCTCGGTCATCAAGGAGCTGCAGGTCGCCGAGCAGCTGACGGCTGGCAACGACACCCTGACCCTCACGATGTGCGTCAACTACGGCGGGCGCACCGAGATCGCCGACGCCGTGCGATCGATCGCCGACGACGTGGCATCCGGTCGCCTTCGCCCGTCGGCCGTGTCGGAGAAGCTCATCGCGAAGCGGCTCTACGTGCCCGATCTGCCCGACGTCGACCTCTTCGTGCGCAGCTCGGGGGAGCAGCGCACCTCGAACTTCATGCTGTGGCAGTCGGCGTACGCCGAGATGGTGTTCCTCGACACGCTGTGGCCCGACTTCTCGCGCGTCGACCTGTGGCAGGCCATCGAGCTCTACGCCGGACGCAATCGCCGCTTCGGCGGTGCGATCGACGCGCCGACCGCCGGCAGCTGA
- a CDS encoding DUF7824 domain-containing protein, which translates to MTDALARSLELFRDLGWADARQAVALELPVGTEAQRREARAGLQRGDWDMWVTEGNTITRESVVGDADHGMLALFAIRVGADARRAEAVLGGPGSVPDQLATEVLATRGPDFAIAFTSRACRSNRRPWEHATSVHAGRAVRLVHHHGLPVPESVEYLKDWAVYAAVALGLEAELYPAGRGPIDAAVIRSRFIDHLRIGVAVGAPATGPFGAVVAAGFEQGWVDRDEAVPLVLSALDAAQRPGDRKVWAGVLTESLALTDAELVAHADALLGAISHADAPVITALAPTIIEFGDEYQAADVLSLSLAAKSKAARRIVLDAALRRSMPLTGEAAETAVIALSPIESGRDGTLAKAARALRERWGVATETVPETETASTAWQPAPEVWTVPRFQLPEVSSSALAEAAGVLYSRPDGAEDLEVDRFLELANAVARADAEAARAALRGLRPNWRAGASAAADWVARTRIRLLDRLVQPGGDDWRSDVVFGPMPAREAAVVQRLGEVPTLLSTPSWDDLRIAPDDLVERLQEYRDTGATASEADLFLAMIRLDLTLVEQRHLDALAVLEVPIVLQSGERMTVAAGPAARAFALDPLLEPSLVQDEDGDWRRDVIALPASLAQFPRRIDTTRYGWGTPLELPTWGDGTCSRDGLEAGSGFEWRQLARRSAPLTPRLAARMLCGLCSPHPKAATDMFEAVLEAWDRGLLRPGVADPCLLGRSGPGGAQLARVALELSEAGLGSVAWPLLDGFLGASLGAVRMTAGTAEATEAIGALLPGAIDAVATGIADPSTLDLPHTRTLAARPGSSRAVASAKAIAAQLPESTATPASGVASLESAVDLDAFWPAGDGTGAAIDDGVHLASSSHLRGSKRFVPIEFSLPEAPEVRYRALMAWSYALDREGQLDADTIAGDERRWLQWDDALGRIIPSEFRDRGAAENGPSSSDSVPPLTVLMVAVVLASLCSDVESRYSVDAMVAGRRFSADSVRLAMSRLLPLPDITPARMMGSIERETRALPVLWPMLTESVRYAASQSKPPSWLNRVLDAALLRAPLLRAAAAAGRIPAEHAAWPGLAELAARPGSSAALAKARSLAIELGLG; encoded by the coding sequence ATGACCGACGCCCTCGCACGCTCGCTCGAGCTGTTCCGCGACCTCGGCTGGGCCGACGCCCGGCAAGCGGTCGCGCTCGAGCTCCCGGTCGGGACCGAGGCGCAACGGCGTGAGGCTCGCGCCGGCCTGCAGCGCGGCGACTGGGACATGTGGGTCACCGAGGGGAACACCATCACCCGCGAGTCGGTGGTCGGCGATGCCGACCACGGGATGCTCGCGCTGTTCGCGATCCGCGTGGGTGCGGATGCCCGACGTGCGGAGGCGGTCCTGGGCGGGCCGGGCTCCGTGCCCGATCAGCTCGCCACTGAGGTGCTCGCGACGCGCGGTCCGGACTTCGCGATCGCCTTCACGTCCCGCGCGTGCCGCTCCAACCGACGCCCCTGGGAGCATGCGACCTCGGTGCACGCCGGTCGTGCAGTGCGCCTGGTGCATCATCACGGGCTGCCCGTGCCCGAGAGCGTGGAGTATCTGAAGGACTGGGCCGTCTACGCGGCTGTCGCGCTCGGCCTGGAGGCGGAGCTGTATCCGGCCGGTCGCGGCCCGATCGACGCCGCTGTCATCCGATCGCGTTTCATCGATCATCTGCGCATCGGGGTCGCCGTGGGAGCGCCAGCAACCGGACCGTTCGGCGCAGTGGTCGCCGCCGGGTTCGAGCAGGGCTGGGTCGACCGCGACGAAGCGGTGCCGCTCGTGCTGTCCGCGCTCGACGCCGCCCAGCGCCCCGGCGATCGCAAGGTCTGGGCCGGCGTCCTCACCGAATCCCTGGCGCTGACCGACGCAGAGCTCGTCGCACATGCCGACGCGCTCCTTGGAGCCATCAGCCACGCGGATGCCCCGGTGATCACTGCCCTCGCGCCCACGATCATCGAGTTCGGCGACGAATACCAGGCCGCCGACGTGCTCTCGCTCTCGCTCGCGGCGAAGTCCAAGGCCGCACGGCGGATCGTGCTCGACGCAGCGCTGCGCCGCTCGATGCCACTCACCGGCGAAGCGGCGGAGACTGCCGTGATCGCCCTGTCGCCGATCGAGTCCGGACGAGACGGGACGCTCGCGAAAGCGGCGAGAGCGCTCCGGGAGCGATGGGGCGTCGCCACCGAGACCGTGCCGGAGACCGAGACCGCTTCGACCGCGTGGCAACCCGCACCCGAGGTGTGGACGGTACCGCGATTCCAGCTGCCGGAGGTCTCGTCTTCCGCACTCGCCGAGGCCGCAGGTGTGCTGTACTCGCGCCCGGACGGCGCCGAGGATCTCGAGGTCGACCGCTTCCTGGAGCTCGCGAACGCGGTCGCGCGTGCGGATGCGGAGGCAGCGCGCGCCGCGCTCCGCGGACTGAGGCCGAACTGGCGGGCGGGAGCGAGCGCCGCTGCGGACTGGGTCGCCCGTACCCGCATCCGATTGCTCGACCGGCTCGTGCAACCCGGCGGCGACGATTGGCGGAGCGATGTGGTCTTCGGTCCGATGCCGGCGCGCGAAGCCGCGGTCGTCCAACGGCTCGGCGAGGTTCCGACGCTGTTGTCCACGCCGTCGTGGGACGACCTTCGGATCGCGCCGGACGACCTCGTCGAGCGCCTGCAGGAATACCGCGATACGGGCGCCACCGCGAGTGAGGCGGATCTGTTCCTCGCGATGATCCGACTCGACCTCACGCTCGTCGAGCAGCGGCACCTCGACGCACTCGCCGTGCTGGAGGTGCCCATCGTGCTCCAGTCCGGCGAACGGATGACGGTCGCGGCCGGACCAGCGGCGCGCGCATTCGCCCTCGATCCATTGCTCGAGCCGTCGCTCGTGCAGGACGAGGACGGCGACTGGCGCCGTGACGTCATTGCGCTGCCGGCATCACTCGCCCAGTTCCCACGGCGCATCGACACGACGAGGTACGGCTGGGGCACTCCGCTCGAGTTGCCGACATGGGGCGATGGCACCTGCTCGCGCGATGGACTCGAGGCCGGCAGCGGGTTCGAGTGGCGACAGCTCGCGCGCCGCAGCGCGCCGCTCACGCCGCGCCTCGCCGCACGAATGCTCTGCGGCCTGTGCTCACCCCACCCGAAGGCCGCCACCGACATGTTCGAGGCGGTGCTGGAGGCGTGGGACCGCGGGCTGCTGCGGCCGGGAGTGGCCGATCCCTGCCTACTCGGCCGGAGTGGCCCGGGTGGCGCGCAGCTCGCGCGCGTTGCGCTGGAACTGAGCGAGGCCGGACTCGGCTCGGTCGCCTGGCCGCTCCTCGACGGCTTCTTGGGCGCGTCTCTGGGAGCGGTTCGAATGACGGCGGGCACCGCGGAGGCCACCGAGGCGATCGGTGCCCTGCTGCCCGGCGCCATCGATGCCGTCGCAACCGGCATCGCGGATCCGTCGACGCTCGACCTCCCGCACACCCGCACCCTCGCTGCCCGACCGGGCTCATCGCGCGCCGTGGCCTCTGCGAAGGCGATCGCCGCACAGCTCCCCGAATCGACCGCGACCCCCGCCTCCGGAGTCGCTTCGCTGGAGTCCGCCGTCGATCTCGATGCGTTCTGGCCCGCCGGCGACGGGACGGGAGCGGCCATCGACGATGGCGTGCACCTCGCCTCGTCATCGCACCTGCGCGGGTCGAAGCGCTTCGTGCCGATCGAGTTCAGCCTGCCTGAAGCACCCGAGGTGCGGTACCGGGCGCTCATGGCCTGGTCCTACGCACTCGACCGCGAGGGTCAGCTCGATGCCGATACCATCGCGGGTGACGAACGACGATGGTTGCAGTGGGACGACGCGCTCGGCCGGATCATCCCCTCGGAGTTCCGCGACCGGGGCGCCGCCGAGAACGGCCCGTCGAGCAGCGACTCGGTTCCTCCCTTGACGGTGCTCATGGTCGCGGTCGTACTGGCGTCCCTGTGCTCTGACGTCGAGTCGCGCTACAGCGTCGACGCGATGGTCGCAGGCCGTCGGTTCTCAGCCGATTCGGTGCGCCTGGCCATGTCGCGTCTGCTGCCGCTGCCCGACATTACGCCTGCGCGCATGATGGGCTCGATCGAACGCGAGACGCGCGCGCTGCCGGTGCTGTGGCCGATGCTCACCGAATCCGTCCGCTACGCAGCATCCCAGTCGAAGCCGCCGTCGTGGCTGAACCGCGTGCTCGACGCGGCGCTGCTTCGAGCGCCGTTGCTGCGCGCCGCTGCAGCGGCGGGCCGGATCCCGGCCGAGCACGCCGCATGGCCGGGGCTGGCGGAACTCGCAGCCCGGCCTGGCTCGAGCGCAGCGCTCGCCAAGGCGCGGTCGCTCGCGATCGAGCTCGGCCTCGGCTGA
- a CDS encoding SWIM zinc finger family protein, which translates to MGVRGFTTASSATQDRLELALAPALTPAGTVASPSFFHGFATEPQVLARGLLSLADITATRYFKYTPTTQRDPVLTAHGDRLRAEVFSACNSVYARLDLLGSGLDGGEVARGTTNVDIGMATRRALASIGRNELFHLDVGRHGLTVATPSAAATERPVEMPDRWVPALGNVAEMHRRLERAFTLDRAAARTLLTSIPAATAAGSAGWLAPTASEFRIAPRRIPGAVHVHGLHRLSALKRLLPHVTGLTVYGPADGEPGTTAFEVELRHARLLLGITKEAWRGFSGEGSLVSALAEPDATGHAALVSALLAFEPAIDVERLRLESGLTMAEVESGLAVLAASGRVGWDVHARAHFHRELPDDPERVTRGNPRVDAARRLVAQHLVVPGVQPGEWLVHAGNRDDPAVYSVRGADGAARCTCTWQLTGGSDRGPCKHVLAVQIMMKEIR; encoded by the coding sequence ATGGGTGTTCGCGGGTTCACGACGGCGTCATCGGCGACTCAGGATCGGCTCGAACTCGCGCTCGCCCCGGCACTCACGCCCGCCGGTACCGTCGCCAGTCCGAGCTTCTTCCACGGCTTCGCGACCGAGCCGCAAGTGCTGGCGCGAGGACTGCTGTCGCTCGCCGACATCACCGCCACCAGGTACTTCAAGTACACCCCCACCACGCAGCGCGACCCGGTGCTGACCGCTCACGGCGATCGACTGCGCGCGGAGGTGTTCTCGGCCTGCAACAGCGTGTACGCGCGTCTCGACCTGCTCGGCTCCGGCCTGGACGGCGGTGAGGTGGCCCGCGGAACCACCAACGTCGACATCGGGATGGCCACGCGACGGGCACTCGCCTCGATCGGCCGGAACGAGCTGTTCCACCTCGACGTCGGCCGACATGGGTTGACCGTGGCCACACCATCCGCTGCGGCGACCGAGCGACCGGTCGAGATGCCGGATCGCTGGGTCCCTGCGCTCGGCAACGTCGCGGAGATGCACCGTCGACTCGAGCGGGCCTTCACGCTCGACCGGGCCGCCGCCCGCACGCTGCTGACCTCGATCCCCGCAGCGACCGCCGCGGGATCGGCCGGTTGGCTCGCCCCGACCGCCTCGGAGTTCCGCATCGCACCGCGGCGCATCCCTGGCGCTGTCCACGTGCACGGTCTGCATCGCCTGAGCGCCCTGAAGCGGCTGCTCCCCCACGTGACCGGACTCACCGTGTACGGCCCCGCCGACGGAGAGCCGGGGACCACGGCGTTCGAGGTGGAGCTCCGACACGCTCGCCTGCTGCTCGGCATCACCAAGGAGGCATGGCGCGGATTCTCCGGCGAGGGTTCGCTGGTGAGTGCACTGGCCGAACCCGACGCCACCGGACACGCGGCACTCGTCTCGGCGTTGCTGGCCTTCGAACCGGCGATCGACGTCGAACGGCTGCGCCTCGAGTCCGGACTCACGATGGCAGAAGTCGAGTCGGGCCTCGCTGTGCTCGCCGCCTCCGGCCGTGTCGGCTGGGACGTGCACGCTCGCGCCCACTTCCACCGCGAGCTTCCCGACGACCCTGAGCGCGTCACCCGCGGCAACCCTCGCGTGGACGCCGCGCGTCGGCTCGTCGCGCAGCACCTGGTCGTGCCCGGCGTGCAGCCCGGCGAATGGCTCGTGCACGCCGGCAACCGCGACGATCCCGCCGTCTACAGCGTCCGTGGCGCCGATGGCGCCGCACGCTGCACATGCACGTGGCAGCTCACCGGGGGCAGCGACCGAGGACCGTGCAAGCACGTGCTCGCCGTGCAGATCATGATGAAGGAGATCCGATGA
- a CDS encoding ABC1 kinase family protein: MSDGARRARSRRILTFAARRLIQLWWFELALPKLGLARVAENTRERRIRKLAEDFRVLAVELGGLMIKVGQFLSSRLDVLPPEITSELEGLQDEVPPVPFPAIRELAEAELGARLERIFDRFDEVPVAAASLGQVHRARLSDGDSAETGLHDVVVKVQRPGIDQIVAVDLAALRRVAGWLRRVRIVSDRVDAPALVEEFAQTSLEEIDYLHEAASAERFAESFADDDRVYAPAVVWERTTRRVLTLEDVTAIKINDTDALQAAGIPPADVARVFAEIMFDQVFTHGFVHADPHPGNIFVTPLPPTTVHGDGPNGSVPPWRLTFVDFGMMAEVPAELRSGLRALVIAVAARDGRAMIDAAREIGVLMPSAETGELERALSQLFARFGGMGFAQLKHVDPREFREFGEEFGDVMRSLPFQLPEHLLLLIRSMALTSGMCSGLDPEFNVWDAVEPYAARLLDEERGDLARDLAAEAMKSAGLLWRLPQRVDALITKADEGRLSFDTSRLERRLDRVEGVARRVVSAVLFAALLIGGAVLVAPNPVLGTTLMIASALPLLHALFAGVMGRRGRR; this comes from the coding sequence ATGAGCGACGGTGCACGCCGGGCGCGCTCCCGCCGCATCCTGACGTTCGCGGCCCGGCGACTGATCCAACTCTGGTGGTTCGAACTCGCGCTGCCGAAGCTGGGCCTCGCCCGGGTCGCCGAGAACACGCGCGAACGGCGCATCCGAAAGCTCGCCGAGGACTTCCGCGTGCTCGCCGTCGAGCTCGGCGGGCTCATGATCAAGGTCGGGCAGTTCCTCTCCTCACGCCTCGACGTGCTGCCGCCCGAGATCACCTCGGAGCTCGAGGGCCTGCAGGACGAAGTGCCGCCGGTGCCGTTCCCCGCGATCCGCGAACTCGCAGAGGCCGAGCTGGGCGCACGCCTCGAGCGGATCTTCGACCGGTTCGACGAGGTGCCCGTGGCGGCGGCCTCGCTCGGGCAGGTGCACCGCGCCCGGCTCTCCGACGGCGATTCCGCGGAGACCGGACTCCACGACGTCGTCGTCAAGGTGCAGCGCCCCGGCATCGACCAGATCGTCGCCGTCGACCTCGCCGCACTCCGCCGCGTCGCCGGTTGGCTACGGCGTGTGCGCATCGTGTCCGACCGGGTGGATGCCCCTGCCCTCGTCGAGGAGTTCGCCCAGACGAGCCTCGAGGAGATCGACTACCTGCACGAGGCCGCGAGTGCCGAGCGCTTCGCGGAGTCGTTCGCCGACGACGACCGCGTGTACGCCCCGGCCGTGGTGTGGGAGCGGACGACCCGTCGGGTGCTGACCCTCGAAGACGTCACGGCGATCAAGATCAACGACACCGACGCATTGCAGGCGGCCGGCATCCCACCCGCCGATGTCGCTCGGGTCTTCGCCGAGATCATGTTCGACCAGGTCTTCACGCACGGCTTCGTGCATGCCGATCCGCACCCCGGCAACATCTTCGTCACGCCGTTGCCGCCCACGACCGTGCACGGCGACGGGCCGAACGGCTCTGTTCCGCCGTGGCGGCTCACCTTCGTCGACTTCGGCATGATGGCCGAGGTTCCGGCCGAGCTGCGCTCCGGGCTTCGCGCGCTCGTCATCGCCGTCGCCGCCCGTGACGGTCGCGCCATGATCGACGCCGCCCGTGAGATCGGCGTGCTCATGCCCTCGGCGGAGACGGGCGAGCTCGAGCGCGCGCTCTCCCAACTCTTCGCACGCTTCGGCGGCATGGGGTTCGCCCAACTGAAACATGTCGACCCGCGCGAGTTCCGCGAGTTCGGCGAGGAGTTCGGCGATGTCATGCGCTCGCTCCCCTTCCAGCTGCCCGAGCACCTGCTGCTGCTGATCCGGTCGATGGCGCTCACCTCGGGCATGTGCAGCGGACTCGACCCCGAGTTCAACGTCTGGGACGCCGTCGAACCGTATGCGGCCCGACTCCTCGATGAGGAACGCGGCGATCTCGCGCGGGATCTCGCCGCCGAGGCGATGAAGAGCGCCGGACTCCTGTGGCGGCTGCCGCAGCGCGTCGATGCACTCATCACGAAGGCCGATGAGGGTCGGCTCTCGTTCGACACCTCACGTCTCGAACGGCGTCTCGACCGAGTCGAGGGCGTCGCCCGCCGCGTCGTATCGGCCGTGCTGTTCGCCGCGCTGCTCATCGGCGGCGCGGTGCTGGTGGCCCCGAACCCCGTGCTCGGAACGACGCTCATGATCGCCTCCGCCCTGCCGCTGCTGCACGCGTTGTTCGCCGGAGTGATGGGGCGTCGCGGACGTCGCTGA
- a CDS encoding PadR family transcriptional regulator, with product MNGQRPTGGFGGAGFSGERSFGAGSPGAAIWEAMEQLRSTFDPRPGVKRMARGDVRAAVLALLAEQPMHGYQIIQEIEERSGGMWKPSAGSVYPTLQLLADEELIVAEELRGRKTYSLTDLGRAEVEAAADRPAPWESSSSNGTEQHRALSKAAVDLAAATAQLGRSGTPDQVKQAVTVLDDARRALYSILAQS from the coding sequence ATGAACGGTCAACGCCCGACAGGCGGATTCGGTGGAGCAGGTTTCAGCGGTGAACGCAGCTTCGGGGCAGGCAGCCCCGGCGCGGCGATCTGGGAGGCGATGGAGCAGTTGCGCTCCACCTTCGACCCACGACCAGGAGTGAAGCGGATGGCGCGCGGCGACGTGCGCGCGGCGGTGCTCGCCCTGCTCGCCGAGCAGCCCATGCACGGCTACCAGATCATCCAGGAGATCGAGGAGCGCAGCGGCGGCATGTGGAAGCCGAGCGCCGGCTCGGTCTACCCGACGCTGCAGTTGCTGGCCGATGAGGAGCTCATCGTCGCCGAGGAACTGCGCGGTCGCAAGACCTACTCGCTCACCGACCTCGGCCGTGCCGAGGTCGAGGCGGCGGCCGACCGGCCGGCACCGTGGGAGTCCTCTTCGTCCAACGGCACCGAACAGCACCGCGCGCTCTCGAAGGCGGCCGTCGATCTCGCAGCCGCAACGGCGCAGCTCGGCCGGAGCGGAACCCCCGACCAGGTGAAGCAGGCCGTGACCGTGCTCGACGACGCTCGCCGCGCGCTGTACTCGATCCTCGCCCAGAGCTGA
- a CDS encoding P-loop NTPase family protein, whose product MPHAAADPHNPPPRRILVAGASGAGKSTLARRIAAASGLPFQEIDALFHGPDWTPRPSFVADVDAFTSQPGWVTEWQYDSARELLADRAQVLVFLDYSRARVMRQVVVRTVRRRVRREELWNGNLEPSLTTIFSDPEHIIRWAWNTHGSRGELVADAARRRPHLEVVRLRNPREAEAWLATTYPFHSGR is encoded by the coding sequence ATGCCCCACGCCGCCGCCGACCCGCACAACCCCCCTCCGCGCCGCATCCTCGTCGCCGGGGCCAGCGGGGCGGGCAAGTCGACGCTCGCGCGGCGGATCGCCGCGGCATCCGGATTGCCGTTCCAGGAGATCGACGCGCTCTTCCACGGACCCGATTGGACGCCGCGTCCGAGCTTCGTCGCCGACGTCGACGCGTTCACGTCGCAGCCGGGATGGGTGACCGAGTGGCAGTACGACTCGGCGCGTGAACTGCTCGCCGACCGGGCGCAGGTGCTGGTCTTCCTCGACTACTCGCGGGCGCGCGTCATGCGGCAGGTCGTCGTCCGTACGGTGCGGCGCCGCGTGCGGCGCGAGGAACTGTGGAACGGCAACCTCGAGCCCTCGTTGACCACGATCTTCAGCGACCCCGAGCACATCATCCGCTGGGCGTGGAACACGCATGGCAGCCGGGGCGAACTCGTCGCCGACGCCGCGCGCCGGCGCCCGCACCTCGAGGTCGTGCGGCTGCGGAATCCACGCGAGGCCGAGGCCTGGCTCGCCACGACGTACCCCTTCCATTCGGGGCGCTAA